CTCGACCGTCAAGCTGAAGACCTTCAGCGCGCATCAGCAGCGCAAGGAGCAGCGCCGTCATCGCTCTCCTCCCACCGACCGCAGTTGAAGCTCATGTGCGGCGTAGTCGGTTGCCAACCAGGTCGCCGTCCCCATGAGGAGCACCAACGCAAGAGGAGTCCAAACCCGCATCGACCGCGGAATCCAGCGGAGCAGTCCAACCGACAAGCCGATCGCGATGGCCGCAATGGCGGGATAGAGGTACCGCCCTTGCGCCTGGAAGTAGGTCAAGTTGAACTGGAGGAAGAGGAGGCACACGAGCCCCACGAGCGTGGCGGCGAGGATGTGGAACTTGCGCTCGGTAGGTTCAAACTCTTCCTTGGCGCGACGGATCGTGAGAAGCCATCCCAAGGCGCAAAGGCCCAACAGTCCAAGCGCGACACGATAAACGGTCGCAGAAAAGAAGACGTCCATTTGACCAAAGGCTCCGACAAAACTGCGCCCCGTCCACCACCCAAACCAGTTCACCCAGTAGTCCGCCGCGGCACCGCTCGGAGCCAAGCCGTTCGCCTCGCGCATCATCGCCACCATCTGCATCATGTCCTTGCGCTGAGCGGTCCCTACGAACGCCTCTTTGAAGGCCCGCATGGCGAGCGGGTCCGAGTACAGCGTCATATTGCGCATCCAGACCGGTGACGCAATGAGGAGCGGCAAGCCCAAAACGAGTGCCGTAACCCATCTCGGCTGCAAGCTCTCTCGGGTCTGCCAGCATAAAATGAGCGCGACCGGCAGAAGCACCAGCGCGGTGGTTTTCGTGATGAGGCTCAGTCCCATCACCAATCCCAATGCGAGCGCAAGCTTCACGGTCCAACCCTCCCTCAAGACTCGCGCCATGAGCGCAAGCGACCACGTACAGCCCAGGATTAGAAGTGGATCGTTGCTGACTGCCGAGTGCAGAGCCACAAACATAGGCATAAGGCCCGCCAGGGCGGCGGCCGTCAGCGCCGAGGTCTCGCTCCCGGTTCCCCACCGGGCCGCTGAGTAGATGCCCACCAAGGTCAGGAGTCCCAACAGCGTATTGAAGAGGCGCAGGCGAAAGCCGTCAGCTTGGGTCTGAGGGTCCAAGCCAAGCGCTTGGCTCCACCCCGCAGCGAGGATGTAGTACAGCGGTGGCTGGTGCGACTGGTAGGTCTCGTACAGATCGGACGATCCCGGACGAAAGACGGGCAGCGAGCGCTCCTTTAGCACCGTCGCAACGTAGTTTGCATGCTGACGTTCGTCAGGCGCACCGACATCTTGGGTCGTCGCCCGGCTCCCGTCCGCCTGCCGCTGAAGATGCAGCTCACCGGCCGTGCGGTACGGTGTGGCCGCGTTCATTCGAACGGCCGAGATCGCAAAAACGACCAGGATCAGTGCGAGGATCCAACGTCCGGGCATAACGCGATTATGAGCGAGCGGCATAGATTGTTGAAGACAAGTGGCTCGGTACGCGTACAATAGAGTCAACGACTCCTATTTACAACAGGGTGAACTTATGAAGAAGCTATTGTCTCTAGCCGTGTTTGTGGGTGTGAGCGCCTTCGCGCTCGCCCAAACGAACCCGCTCACTACTTTCATGAAGAAGATGAGCTCAGCAGAAGGTCTGAAGACCAGTTACACGGTAACGGGTCTTGATGGCGTGGCCGCGAACTACACGATCACGCTTGGCCGACCGGGCAGCGCTCGGATCGACGGACCGCAGAAGTTGATCGTGGCCGACGGCACCAACATCACTGTCCTCGTCAAGAGCCTGAAGAAGTACTACACCAAGCCGCAGACCAAGGCCGAACTCGCGAAGCAGTTTGCGGATCCGGCGGTGATGCTGTGGTCAGGCTTCTTTGACGCAGGCATGGCGAGCAAGTTGACGACTAGTCGACTGCCCGACGCCAACCGAAACGGAGTCAAGCTCCAGGCGGTCAAGGTCGTCGTTGACTCAAGCAAGGGTTCGACCATCACCGCCTTCTTCGATCCGAAGAGTGGCGATCTGAAACAAGCGGTTCTGGAAAAGGGCGCTGGCAAGAGCGCACAAGTGCTCGACATCACCACGTTGGCTTTGGGCCCGTCTGATCCTGCCACCTTTGCATTCAAGGCCCCCGTCGGGACCGAAGAAGTGAAGGAAGCCGACTTGATCACGCAGAAGTGGATCGAGAGTCTGGACGAAGCGCTCGCCCTGGCAAGCCAGACCAATCGTCCGATCCTCGTGGACTTCTATGCCACCTGGTGTGGCCCCTGCAAGATGCTTGAGGCGAACGTGTTCACGACTGAGAAGTTCAAGAACTTCTCAGCCAACATGGTCCTGTGCCGAATCGACGTTGATCTTCAGCCGCAAATCGCGCAAAAGTTCATGATCGAAGCGATGCCAACTACGATTCTGCTCAGCAGCTCGGGCGCAGAGCTGGGACGATTCGTTGGATACGTCGAGGTTGACGAGTATCTCTCGAACCTCAAGGGCTTCATCGGAAACTAATCCTCGCCGACGCACGCCCCCTGGACCCATCTCGGTCCCGGGGGCGTTTTTTGTCACGATCTTCTGGCGATTGAGCCTGGAGTTATCCACATTTGATGCCAATGCGAAGGTAAGATGAACGACCGACCTTCGTCCGACCCACGGACTTGGAGAACCAGTTTTGGGAAGTTCTGCCACGACGCCAAAAAGCACTAAGAAGTCCTTCAAACCATCCACGGCCGCTCAGCGGCCGCGAGACCTTTTGACCCGCGAGGAGCAGCTTGAGATCCTCGACCAGTTGTTCTTGGCGCGTTACTTCGACGTCCGACTGGTCAAAGAGAAGCGACGCGGGCGTCTCACCGGCACCCTGTATAGCTCTCACAACCAAGAGGCGATCCTCGTCGGTTCCCTCTTCGGCTTGCGTCCAGACGACTGGATCAGCCCGATCCACCGCGACATGCCAGCCTTCTTCATGAAGGACCTCCGCGCCGGTTGGGACAACGACGACCGCATGGGTCTGACGATCGAGCAGCTCTGCTCCCAGGTCTGGTGCAAGGCAGACTCGCCGGGTCGCGCACGGGACAACTGGAGCCACATCGGCAGTAAGGCCAAGCGCATTATTCACTCGACATCGATGCTTGCTGGGACCATCCCTGCCGCCGCGGGAGTCGCCTATGCCGACAAGCTGAACGGGGGAGACTCCGTCGTCCTGACTTACAATGGCGAAGGCTCAACGGCTCAGGGCGTCTTCCATGAGGCGATCAACTTCGCCGCGGTACACCGCCTGCCCGTCATCACGATCATCGAGAACAATCAGTGGGCTTATGGCACACCGACCCACTTGGAGTACTCGCTTGAAGACTTTGCTCGCCGCGCGGACGGTTACGGAATCCCGGGCCTGATCGCTGACGGGCAGGACGTCTTTGACGTCTACGACAAGGTGATGCAGGCGGTTGAATGGGCTCGCGCAGGCAACGGTCCCAGCATCATCGAATGCAAGACGTTCCGCAGCTACGGGCACGGAGACCATGACGACGACCGCGCCGCACGGTATCGACCGACTGCAGAAGTCGAGCGTGGACGTAGCCGAGATCCCATCGCCTTGTGCAAGCAGGCGCTCCTCGAGCGCGGATACCTCAGTCCCGACCAGGCCAACCAGTACAAGGCCGAGGGCAAGGGTGCGGCCGAAGCCTCTGACGAGGACTTCCCTCCGCGCGTCGTCGAATATCTGAAGCGAGGCGTCCAGTTCGCCATCAACTCGCCACTACCCCCCGCCGAAGAAGGCGCGATGTGGGTGTTCCGGGAGTAGTCCAATTTTCATGAGTACCGTCGCCTCAACCAAGAAGAACTATTTGACTGCCATCAAGGAAGCCATTGCCGAAGAGATGGCTCAGAACCCGGACATGGTTTGTCTGGGTGAAGATATCGGCATCCTCGGGGGCGCATTTGGCGTGACCGATGGCCTGTCCGAAAAGTTTGGCCCCCAGCGGGTCATCGACATGCCTATCAGCGAAGCGTGTATCGTCGGCGCGAGTGTCGGCATGGCGCTGAACGACAAGACCGTCATGGCCGAGATGCAGTTCATCGACTTCATCTCTTGCGGATTTGACCAAATCGTCAACATGATGGCGACGTACCACTACCGGACCGCTGGCGAAGTAGCCCTGAATGTCACCCTCCGCGGGCCTGCTGGCGGGTACGGAGGCGGAGCGCTGTACCACAGCCAGATGAACGAGTCGTGGTTCTGCCACTCGCCTGGGCTCAAGGTCGTCTGCCCGTGCACTCCGTACGACGCAAAGGGACTCATGAAGGCGGCCCTGCGCGACCCCAACCCCGTGTTGTTCTTCGAGATCAAGCAGCTCTATCGCTGGAAGGACATCGAAGAGGAATTGCCTGAAGAAGATTACATTGTGCCGATTGGCAAAGCACGCATCGCGCGACCTGGCAAGGATCTGACCATGATCACTTATGGCCAAAACGTCTACCACTGCCTCGAAGCGTGCGATCGACTCTTCGATATGGGATACGACGTCGAGATCATCGACCTGCGGTCGCTCGTACCGCTCGATGAAGAGGCGATCGTCGAATCGGTCCGCAAGACCAACCGCGTCATGGTGGTAAACGAAGCGCCTAAGACCTGCGGTTACGCGGGCGAAGTCGTCGCACGGGTCAATGAGCTCGCGTTCGAGCATCTGGATGCTCCGGCGTTGCGCGTCACGCGCATGGACACTCCGGTTCCCTGGGCCAAGCCGTTGGAGTCGCACGTGCTCCCGTCGGTGGATGACATCACCCAGACGGCGCTTCGACTACTGACGTTCTAACTCGCTTTCTTCGTCGCCGAAAGCACCTGGTACACATACGCAAGAATTTCGGCGACGGCTGCGAATTGATCTCGCGGCACGAAGTCACCGACCTCGCATTGCTTGTAGAGGGCGCGTGCCAGAGGCGGGTTCGGAACGATCGGGATACGGTGTTCTTTCGCCATCTCTCGGATCCGCAGAGCGAGGTAGTCCTGTCCCTTGGCGACCACCATTGGCGCGTGCATCTCGCTCCGGTTGTACTTGATGGCAACGGAGAAGTGGGTCGGGTTGGTGACGATGACGTCCGCAGTCCTAATCTTGTCCGCCATACGACCTTTGGTGAGTTTACGAGCGCGGCGCATCCGCTCGCCTTTAAGTTCAGGCGAACCCTCCTGCTCTTTCATCTCACGTCGAAGTTCGTCTTTTGTCATCTTGAGTTGCTTCTCGATCTGCTTCCGCTGGAAGCCGTAGTCGATGAACCCAATAACAAGCCAGATCAGCGCAACCCGCATAAGAATCGTGTGCGCGATGTGCCCGACGATGGTTGCAGACTCCGCCGCGCTTAGATAGCCGAGCGACGCGACAAGATTCCAATTGGCGGCGATGACCGAGAATGCGACAAACCCGAACAACAACCCCTTCGCGAGCGCCTTGATCCCTTCGAAAACGGACCGGAAGGAGAGCAGCCGTTTGAACCCTTCGAGCGGGTTGAGCTTGGCGAGCGACGGTTGGAGCGACTCTGCACTCAGCACAAAGCCAACTTGAGCAAAGCTCGCGCCGAGGCCAGCGACCATGGCCACTCCGACGATCATGAGGAAAGCGAGCATGCCGGGCCGGGCAATCGTCCAAACCGAGTCCATAAGGGAGGCGTTGCTGAACTCGGTGGGGACGATGGTCATGCCCCGTTGAAAGGCGAGCAAGAGTCCGCTTGAGAGCTGACCCGCGGCGCTCGGGATCGCGAGCCCGACCGCCAACAGGACAATCGCGCCCGTAAGGTCGGTGCTCTTGGCGACGGTTCCCTTCCGACGCGCGTCCATGCGGCGCTTCGGTGTCGGGTCCTCAGTCTTTTCTCCGGAGTCACTTGACGCCATGTGCAGGGCCTCCGGTTCTGGTCATGTTTGAAAGTGCGTCGAAGCTGTGCTCGAGCCCCGCAGTGACGCCCGAGACCAGGATCGGCAGCGAAATGGTCACGGCCATGACGCCCATGAGAATCTTGCCCGGCATGGCAACCATGTAGACCTGCATCTGAGGCACCGACTTGTTGACAATGCCCGCGGCAATATCGACAAGCAAGGCAACGGCTCCCGCAGGCGCAGCGATCTGGATCGCAAGAAGACACATCTTTCCGAGCAGCTGCACCAAGCCAAACTCGGCCATCGACACCACCGGTGATGCGGTGAGCTGGTAGCTCTG
The sequence above is drawn from the Chthonomonas sp. genome and encodes:
- a CDS encoding thiamine pyrophosphate-dependent dehydrogenase E1 component subunit alpha, coding for MGSSATTPKSTKKSFKPSTAAQRPRDLLTREEQLEILDQLFLARYFDVRLVKEKRRGRLTGTLYSSHNQEAILVGSLFGLRPDDWISPIHRDMPAFFMKDLRAGWDNDDRMGLTIEQLCSQVWCKADSPGRARDNWSHIGSKAKRIIHSTSMLAGTIPAAAGVAYADKLNGGDSVVLTYNGEGSTAQGVFHEAINFAAVHRLPVITIIENNQWAYGTPTHLEYSLEDFARRADGYGIPGLIADGQDVFDVYDKVMQAVEWARAGNGPSIIECKTFRSYGHGDHDDDRAARYRPTAEVERGRSRDPIALCKQALLERGYLSPDQANQYKAEGKGAAEASDEDFPPRVVEYLKRGVQFAINSPLPPAEEGAMWVFRE
- a CDS encoding alpha-ketoacid dehydrogenase subunit beta; protein product: MSTVASTKKNYLTAIKEAIAEEMAQNPDMVCLGEDIGILGGAFGVTDGLSEKFGPQRVIDMPISEACIVGASVGMALNDKTVMAEMQFIDFISCGFDQIVNMMATYHYRTAGEVALNVTLRGPAGGYGGGALYHSQMNESWFCHSPGLKVVCPCTPYDAKGLMKAALRDPNPVLFFEIKQLYRWKDIEEELPEEDYIVPIGKARIARPGKDLTMITYGQNVYHCLEACDRLFDMGYDVEIIDLRSLVPLDEEAIVESVRKTNRVMVVNEAPKTCGYAGEVVARVNELAFEHLDAPALRVTRMDTPVPWAKPLESHVLPSVDDITQTALRLLTF
- a CDS encoding thioredoxin family protein codes for the protein MKKLLSLAVFVGVSAFALAQTNPLTTFMKKMSSAEGLKTSYTVTGLDGVAANYTITLGRPGSARIDGPQKLIVADGTNITVLVKSLKKYYTKPQTKAELAKQFADPAVMLWSGFFDAGMASKLTTSRLPDANRNGVKLQAVKVVVDSSKGSTITAFFDPKSGDLKQAVLEKGAGKSAQVLDITTLALGPSDPATFAFKAPVGTEEVKEADLITQKWIESLDEALALASQTNRPILVDFYATWCGPCKMLEANVFTTEKFKNFSANMVLCRIDVDLQPQIAQKFMIEAMPTTILLSSSGAELGRFVGYVEVDEYLSNLKGFIGN
- a CDS encoding glycosyltransferase family 39 protein encodes the protein MPGRWILALILVVFAISAVRMNAATPYRTAGELHLQRQADGSRATTQDVGAPDERQHANYVATVLKERSLPVFRPGSSDLYETYQSHQPPLYYILAAGWSQALGLDPQTQADGFRLRLFNTLLGLLTLVGIYSAARWGTGSETSALTAAALAGLMPMFVALHSAVSNDPLLILGCTWSLALMARVLREGWTVKLALALGLVMGLSLITKTTALVLLPVALILCWQTRESLQPRWVTALVLGLPLLIASPVWMRNMTLYSDPLAMRAFKEAFVGTAQRKDMMQMVAMMREANGLAPSGAAADYWVNWFGWWTGRSFVGAFGQMDVFFSATVYRVALGLLGLCALGWLLTIRRAKEEFEPTERKFHILAATLVGLVCLLFLQFNLTYFQAQGRYLYPAIAAIAIGLSVGLLRWIPRSMRVWTPLALVLLMGTATWLATDYAAHELQLRSVGGER
- the flhB gene encoding flagellar biosynthesis protein FlhB, whose amino-acid sequence is MASSDSGEKTEDPTPKRRMDARRKGTVAKSTDLTGAIVLLAVGLAIPSAAGQLSSGLLLAFQRGMTIVPTEFSNASLMDSVWTIARPGMLAFLMIVGVAMVAGLGASFAQVGFVLSAESLQPSLAKLNPLEGFKRLLSFRSVFEGIKALAKGLLFGFVAFSVIAANWNLVASLGYLSAAESATIVGHIAHTILMRVALIWLVIGFIDYGFQRKQIEKQLKMTKDELRREMKEQEGSPELKGERMRRARKLTKGRMADKIRTADVIVTNPTHFSVAIKYNRSEMHAPMVVAKGQDYLALRIREMAKEHRIPIVPNPPLARALYKQCEVGDFVPRDQFAAVAEILAYVYQVLSATKKAS